A single genomic interval of Gammaproteobacteria bacterium harbors:
- a CDS encoding serine/threonine protein kinase, giving the protein MGSAGNFIDHSEPAEADSSHPYTRLTPDHVIAAVESTGRLSDARILALNSYENRVYQVGVEDDDPVIVKFYRPNRWSMPQIDEEHRYTRFLFDHEIPVVPPLVINADAEYPTLGHYDDFWFSIYSRQGGRAPELDNLDHLHLLGRFIGRIHAVGQAFPFQHRIRMSVDRAGENVNYLLDAGFIPSDLEDAYRAITGEILAAIEARRPDVDPYRQISLHGDCHSGNVLWRDDCPHFVDFDDAITGPAVQDLWMLLSGDIANQQRQLLEIIEGYEMFQPFDLRELKLIEPLRAMRVLYFSAWLARRWDDPAFPLAFPWFNTERYWSEYILELKELLTGLQQPPITMPEI; this is encoded by the coding sequence ATGGGATCCGCTGGAAATTTTATAGATCATTCAGAGCCTGCTGAAGCTGACTCGAGTCACCCCTATACCCGGTTAACACCTGACCACGTTATTGCCGCGGTTGAATCTACCGGTCGATTGAGCGACGCCCGCATACTGGCTTTAAACAGTTACGAGAATCGCGTTTACCAGGTGGGCGTTGAAGACGACGATCCCGTCATCGTCAAGTTCTACCGACCGAATCGCTGGTCCATGCCGCAGATCGACGAAGAGCATCGCTATACCCGTTTTCTGTTCGATCACGAGATCCCGGTGGTGCCACCGTTGGTGATTAATGCCGATGCAGAGTATCCAACGCTGGGGCATTATGATGACTTCTGGTTCTCGATCTATTCGCGCCAGGGTGGTCGTGCCCCGGAACTCGATAATCTTGATCATTTGCACCTGCTTGGTCGTTTCATCGGCCGTATTCATGCAGTCGGGCAGGCATTTCCTTTTCAGCACCGCATCAGGATGTCGGTAGATCGGGCCGGCGAAAATGTGAACTATTTGCTCGATGCAGGATTTATCCCGTCCGACCTGGAGGACGCGTATCGCGCGATTACAGGCGAGATCCTGGCAGCCATCGAGGCACGCCGGCCGGACGTTGATCCGTATCGGCAAATCTCGCTGCACGGTGACTGCCACAGTGGTAACGTGTTGTGGCGCGATGACTGCCCGCATTTCGTGGATTTCGACGACGCCATTACCGGGCCGGCAGTCCAGGATCTGTGGATGCTGTTATCCGGGGATATTGCCAACCAGCAGCGCCAGTTGCTGGAGATCATCGAAGGTTATGAAATGTTTCAGCCATTTGACCTGCGCGAACTCAAGCTGATTGAGCCGTTGCGCGCGATGCGCGTGCTCTATTTCAGCGCCTGGTTGGCGCGACGCTGGGATGATCCGGCCTTTCCGCTCGCTTTTCCATGGTTTAACACCGAGCGTTACTGGTCGGAGTACATACTCGAGCTCAAGGAATTGCTGACCGGTTTGCAGCAGCCACCCATTACGAT